The genomic segment TCCTTCATGCGCGCCCAACTGCACTCGACCACGGCGGCGCCGTACTGGTCCATGAGGTCGCGGTCGGCCGGGGAGACGGTGTGTTTGCCATTGGGCGTGATGATGACGCCGTTATGCCTCTGACCGACGTGAAGATCGCGCATCATGCCCATTCGGATCAGCTTCTTTCCGGAGCACCGCTTGGGGTCGCAGTGGCCAAGATCCCAGCATGCTGCCTTGAAGGATGGGCGGGTGGAGGGGCCGTCAGTGTCGTCGCCATCGCGGGGTTGGCGTTGTCGCGGCGGCCCCGAGTGGAGCTTACGACCGCGGGAGCTGAAGTTGTTTTTCTTGTGGCGGACCATCTTGGAGAGGTATGTTACTGTGGGATCGCAGGGTGACTGAACGAAGGCCAAAGGGTTCGGTATCTCCTTGGGCGAACAAAAGTTTGGCGGGGTATTTGGAGGGGCAAATCTCGAAAATGACCAGAAAAAACATTACAGTGCATAACAAGGTCCGAATATGCCAGTAAGCGTGATATCTCCGAATAAGGTACAGAAGTATGGCAAAGCCGCCCGTAGGTCAAGCACAGGCCACCTTTTGGTGGCTCCTCTTCCCGCGCCGCCTGTCACTCAGCAGCCCCTCGTCACTCGGCCACAGATGCCATCGGTACCTATCACAGGGTTCATGAGGGATGCCTGCGCCGACCTAATCCAATCTGTCCAATTCGCAGGCGCTCGCTCGGCCAGCTGTTAATTGTACACGGCCAACCCAACCCATCCATCGTCTTCGGATGCGCTTCTCACCCTGAGAAATTTGGACGAACGACGAGATCCCTAACCCGCCAAGATAGCTCCCTTACCTCCCCGCCCGAGGCCGCCCACGAACGTAACAGCCGCAACGACGACGATGGAGGCCGCATCAGCCAGAGCTGCGGCCCGAGACCGCTGGGGCGAAATGGGCGCTCCCACGCCGTCTCAGCTCCAGCGCTTCATTCAGGCCGCCTGCAGTCCCGAGAATTACGAGCCGAACCTCGCTCTGAATCTCGAGATTTCCGACCTAATCAATTCCAAGAAGGGTTCCGCCCCACGCGAGGCCGCTGTCGCCATCGTCAGCTACATCAACCATCGCAACCCCAACGTCGCCCTCCTCGCGATCAACCTGCTCGACATCTGCGTCAAGAACTGCGGCTACCCCTTCCACCTGCAGATCAGCACAAAAGAGTTTCTCAATGAGCTCGTCAGAAGGTTCCCCGAGCGACCCCCGATACGGGCGACGAGGGTTCAGATGAAGATCCTCGAGGCGATTGAGGAGTGGAGAAGCACGATATGCGAAACGAGCAGGTACAAGGAGGACTTGGGCTTCATTCGGGATATGCATCGTCTTCTGAGCTACAAGGGGTACACGTTCCCCGAGGTCAGGCGGGATGACGCCGCCGTGCTCAACCCTAGCGATGTAAGGCGCTCTTCTTTATCGTTGGCAGCGATTTGGAGCTATACTGACGTGCGTAGAACTTGAAATCTGCCGAGGAaatggaagaagaggaacgCGAGGCGCAATCTGCCAAGCTTCAGGAGCTCATTCGACGAGGTACACCCGAGGATCTACAGGAGGCAAACCGCCTGATGAAGATTATGGCCGGCTACGATACTCGATCCAAGACCGACTACCGCGCCAAGGCCGCTCAGGAGGTTGCCAAGATCCAAGCCAAGGCTAGGTTGCTCGAAGAGAGACTCGAAGCTTTTCAACAGGGCGACACTATGCAGGATGGAGACGTGTTTTCTGAGCTTGCTGCCGCTCTGTCTAGCGCGCAACCCAAGATCCAGAAAATGTGTGAAGAGGAGTCGGATGACCACGAGGCCGTCGCGAAGTTGCTGGAGATCAATGACAGCATACATCGGACAGTGGAGCGATACAAGTTCATGAAGAAGGGGGATCTTGAAGCAGCTAAGAAGGTGGCCAGTGGCGCGCCGCTGCCGTCGACTTCAGGTCCTTCCAAGAGCGCAGCGCAAGAGCTTTCTTTGATCGACTTTGATGGCGAACCAGAGACAACGAATGGCTCATCGTCAAGTCAGCCGGCCTCACAGTCAGCAGGCATTGAGAACGATCTTCTCGGCCTTTCCATGGACGATTCAGCAAGCTACGGCCAAGGAGGTGCTTTGACTCTGGGATTCGGAGCAAACTCGAGTATGTTCAAACAGAGTCTTTGTTGTTGACACATCCATATACTGACCAAAATTAGACATCCCAGGGCCGGCGCTACTCTCTTCCGTGACAGAAAACAACAGCGCAAAGGGACCTATGAGCAACACTGCAACACCCCAGCCACCATCCTTCTCGCAGTTCGCTTCTTTCACCTCTCCTTCAGCATCCCAGTCCGGCACACCCCAGCCGTCTGGTATGTCTGCCTTTAAGCCGCCCCAGCAGCAGGCCACGACCTCAAACGACCCCTTTGCCGCCCTTGGATCCCCCATCTTCTCCTCCAAGCCTGCTACCCCAGCTCCCGCCCCCGCCATCGCGCCCGCGCCAGCAGCGCCAGCCGcaaacgacgacgacgaatggGCCTTTTCGTCAGCCCTCCCTCCTGAAGCGCCTAGTCAGCCTAAGGAGCACAAGGCGACTGTTAGCGATTCTACTGTCAAGATTGAGATGATTGCAGGGAGGACGGGGACGGGCAATGCGATCAACCTTAGTTTCGCCTTCTCGAACAACTCTGCGCAGCCCATCTCAGAGCTTCACTATCAGCTCGCGGCCACAAAGGTCAGTCTTGCGCGTGCCTTTTCCAGATAGGTCATTTTGCTAACATTAACCAGGGTTACGAACTTGGCCTCCGGCCCCAGACTGGGCGAGAGTTGGCTCCCAAGCAGAGCAGAGGTGTGACCCAGTTCGTAGAAGTATGGCATGCTGGGGACAAGAACCGCAAGGTGCAATCTATCAAGTTGCGGTGGAGGATTTCTTACAAGGTTGGAGCGGAAGCGAAGAACGAGATGGGAGAGATCACCGAGTTCAGCCTTGCATGATGATCCGAAGAGTACGAGGAAGAGAGTAGGTAGAAAAAGGGGCGTTTTGAAGTGTTGGAAGATGAGCCGGCGCAACTAGCGCAACGCAAAAGAGGTATAGAATCAGGGTATCTAACAATCTGATGAACCATCAACCAGTAAATATGGCTAGTGCCTTAGTCTCCCATCATGATGTAGCACACCAGGTCACTCCCTTGCTTCTCTCGTGTCCTCACGTGCTCCAAGTCCGGATGAAATCACGGCGGTCCAATGGCTGAGAAGGAGGCAGGCAGTCCCCACCAAAGCACCTGCCTTCCTTCTCATCATAGGAACCGAACCATACAACCAGGACTGACGAGACCGCCCTGCCCTGCCCTACCCCTTATGTATAGCGTCCCGCGATTCTGTTCTCGTTGACAGTTGGGCGAGTGGTTCCAAAGTAGCGGCGTGAGAGCGCGGCAGTGAAACCGAATTTACAGACCCTCTTGTTCGCTACTCGGTGGAGGCAGCCCTGTGCGACCTTTGAGGCCTCAAATGGCCGGGTTTAGCACGCGAAGGGGCTAGTCCCGAATCGTTTTGTGGTTTTGACTGTCGGTCTAAAGTGATTTCTATTTGTTTTGGAGGGATTTGAAAATATTGTGTTGTTGGTGGTTTGGCTGCTGTTGAGGCAGGCGTGCTTCCTGTGATGTGAGAGCGGAAGCTGTGGTGTTTTGTTGTTCTTGTCCTGCTATTTTTTTGTGATTCTGCGGATGCAAGGACGACGGTGGTGGTCGAGGATGGCCGGGCGGGATGCAGACGGGATCGGGGTGGGGCCGGGCTGGACGGGCACTACGGCGGGTGTGGGGGGCGCCAGGATTACTCTTTAGCCGCTAAAATGCACGTCCGTTGCGGGAT from the Colletotrichum lupini chromosome 3, complete sequence genome contains:
- a CDS encoding VHS domain-containing protein, encoding MEAASARAAARDRWGEMGAPTPSQLQRFIQAACSPENYEPNLALNLEISDLINSKKGSAPREAAVAIVSYINHRNPNVALLAINLLDICVKNCGYPFHLQISTKEFLNELVRRFPERPPIRATRVQMKILEAIEEWRSTICETSRYKEDLGFIRDMHRLLSYKGYTFPEVRRDDAAVLNPSDNLKSAEEMEEEEREAQSAKLQELIRRGTPEDLQEANRLMKIMAGYDTRSKTDYRAKAAQEVAKIQAKARLLEERLEAFQQGDTMQDGDVFSELAAALSSAQPKIQKMCEEESDDHEAVAKLLEINDSIHRTVERYKFMKKGDLEAAKKVASGAPLPSTSGPSKSAAQELSLIDFDGEPETTNGSSSSQPASQSAGIENDLLGLSMDDSASYGQGGALTLGFGANSRPALLSSVTENNSAKGPMSNTATPQPPSFSQFASFTSPSASQSGTPQPSGMSAFKPPQQQATTSNDPFAALGSPIFSSKPATPAPAPAIAPAPAAPAANDDDEWAFSSALPPEAPSQPKEHKATVSDSTVKIEMIAGRTGTGNAINLSFAFSNNSAQPISELHYQLAATKGYELGLRPQTGRELAPKQSRGVTQFVEVWHAGDKNRKVQSIKLRWRISYKVGAEAKNEMGEITEFSLA